From one Asterias amurensis chromosome 10, ASM3211899v1 genomic stretch:
- the LOC139942936 gene encoding uncharacterized protein — protein sequence MAEAAFHTETTCKIRHVHIECPICLTRFIDPKILDCQHSFCLKCLQELVDKQDPKTDFIICPVCREKTSIPDKGPSALLNCFLLSSLIDDVINPDGPREDSRPNPLVSICEGCDEGLDAVSRCVDCDANFCKICLEYHAKIKLNRHHRVVNAAGSSNEGSRNQKKTCSPKCRKHTDQELCFYCDTCDLLVCLKCAVFQHREQNHKLTEIKDSIRSYRQAVEEALMKFDECRKQFQEVDDSIKHSQHRLQIMVDRALRDIVAKEEQEVEKIRKASRLLQERVTQISIERGGQFSSIQISNSDKVSRAEQIVASVNDLMQHADDFELLDLKPKVMHNLTFHNELKFQTVQHSKSFIGFKGHDVVTDADIGEILDEEKWEVKTEFGKYGQGEGEIIIPLDVACLSNDDIVVTDMKRRILSKFTSSGSYKSQGVQSTTEDGQLEHPAGVAVTSDDLLLVTDGEDVKVYDRELRYIRKFRPSQNQVEGQSESILAGIAVDKKDRIAVYDCGRKVISLHYKDGSTISTIHHDDIGHTDNPSFISVNSKEQLIFRNLLESKLVCVDFMGNEVFNISTSLDGKPVKPIGVCCDDAGDIYACIECDDGDGYGDCDSDVDGVDDGDGDDGDDDGDGDGDGDCDSDSDVDGVDDDGDGDGDSDSDVDGVDDDDGDGYGDCDSDVDGVDDGDGDDDGDGDGDGDGDSDSDVDGVDDDDGDGDGDGDGDGDGDGDGDGICEIHHYDASGEHIGCVARGLLFPQGMTFTPIGDLIVAELISVKILHRV from the coding sequence atggccgaagctgcatttcacactgagaccacttgcaagattagacatgtacacatcgaatgcccCATCTGCTTGACTCGGTTCATcgatccgaaaatcctggactgccagcacagcttctgcttaaaatgtcttcaggaacttgTAGACAAACAGGATCCGAAGACGGATTTCATCATTTGCCCAGTGTGTAGAGAGAAAACTTCAATCCCAGATAAGGGACCATCGGCTCTTCTCAACTGCTTTCtcttgagctcgcttattgatgacgtcatcaatccgGATGGTCCCAGAGAAGACAGTAGGCCTAACCCTCTTGTCTCGATttgcgaaggatgcgacgaaggtcttgatgccgtctcacggtgtgttgactgtgatGCGAATTTTTGCAAGATTTGTTTGGAATACCAcgccaaaataaaattgaacaggCATCATCGAGTCGTGAATGCAGCCGGGTCATCAAATGAGGGATCCagaaaccagaaaaaaacttgctcTCCAAAATGCCggaaacacactgaccaggaactgtgttttTATTGCGACACGTGTGATTTACTTGTTTGTCTCAAATGTGCGGTATTTCAACACAGAGAGCAAAACCACAAACTAACTGAAATCAAAGACTCCATTCGATCTTATCGTCAAGCTGTTGAAGAGGCTTTGATGAAATTTGATGAATGTCGCAAGCAATTCCAAGAAGTGGACGACTCTATCAAACACTCACAGCATAGATTACAGATCATGGTCGACCGGGCTCTTCGAgatattgtggctaaggaggaaCAGGAAGTCGAGAAAATCAGAAAAGCATCTCGCCTCCTTCAAGAAAGAGTCACTCAAATCAGCATAGAGAGAGGTGGGCAATTCAGCAGCATACAGATCAGCAATAGCGATAAGGtgagccgtgcagagcagatcgtagcttcagtcaacgacttgatgcaacatgcggatgactttgagctgctggacctcaagccaaaggttatgcacaacttgacattccacaatgagctcaagtttcaaacagtgcagcatagcaagtcattcatcggGTTTAAAGGTCATGATGTCGTCACTGATGCGGATATCGGTGAAATACTAGATGAAGAGAAGTGGGAGGTGAAGACAGAGTTTGGTAAATACGGGCAAGGTGAGGGGGAAATCATAATTCCATTGGACGTTGCTTGTTTAAGCAACGATGACATCGTCGTTACTGATATGAAACGGCGGATATTATCAAAATTTACATCGAGTGGTAGTTACAAATCTCAAGGTGTGCAAAGTACGACAGAAGATGGACAACTAGAACACCCTGCCGGAGTTGcggtgacctctgatgacctgcttctggttacAGACGGAGaggatgtaaaggtttatgatagagAACTACGATACATTCGCAAGTTCAGACCCTCACAGAATCAAGTCGAGGGGCAGTCAGAGAGTATACTCGCTGGTATTGCTGTTGACAAGAAAGATCGTATTGCAGTGTATGACTGTGGGAGAAAGGTAATATCTCTTCATTACAAGGATGGATCCACcatttccacaatacatcatgatGATATTGGCCATACCGACAATCCAAGCTTTATTTCTGTTAACAGCAAGGAGCAACTGATCTTTAGAAACCTCCTCGAGTCGAAActagtttgtgtggatttcatgggaaacgaggtgttcaatatcagcacCTCCCTTGACGGCAAACCGGTAAAGCCAATTGGTGTGTGCTGTGATGATGCTGGGGATATATATGCGTGTATCGAATGCGATGATGGTGATGGTTATGGTGATTGTGATAGTGATGTTGATGGTGttgatgatggtgatggtgatgatggtgatgatgatggtgatggtgatggtgatggtgattgtgatagtgatagtgatgtTGATGGtgttgatgatgatggtgatggtgatggtgatagtgatagtgatgtTGATggtgttgatgatgatgatggtgatggttATGGTGATTGTGATAGTGATGTTGATGGTGttgatgatggtgatggtgatgatgatggtgatggtgatggtgatggtgatggtgatagtgatagtgatgtTGATggtgttgatgatgatgatggtgatggtgatggtgatggtgatggtgatggtgatggtgatggtgatggtgatggtatttgtgagatacatcattacgatgcatcaggtgagcacatcggctgtgtagctcgTGGCTTGCTCTTTCCTCAAGGCATGACGTTTACTCCGATCGGTGACCTCATTGTGGCTGAATTGATATCAGTTAAGATATTGCATCGCGTGTGA
- the LOC139943349 gene encoding uncharacterized protein, with product MRPMCALSEFSKCNSLSSHDVECSQHVFNSCFLVDNNVSGVTNFALCKQHHNFLWKYRFYSKCAGCHISFQSTSKKYLCSSLDVGLSVATDILKSVHGDTALILDGYICYACYSLVSGQVSKVISLHNMKTSFQSKLSMEITEETNAIDHCLYQVYIHVIDSALEHRAVLLSDLFELYQNAIQSCLSVQKDLDVEFCSRTARWLLTCIMSTFSNSITIHRLESRKQSTLLVHCNIDLKKALHQALAKSRSDRLKFEAGLNTDSPTSSTHTAESSETLVSSLKTVLPNLNERLTSQSGKITEYYKHNPLNVVNFRYEEMLKMLDPVIFNLVSYLTFNNQEKKQVSDFPLDSYMLSDLPGSNARRQMRRRINIILCMHFVLSDSNNYPLHIIIANCVRLSHSSKLLQLLNHAGMCVSRDTLDRFLEEVKEQKLTRTDFSNISKSSFTIISVDNIDVLASYAAVTSKDAPRSWHGTSIMSQQTKPSENLSALEKLSTDFEYKVINIFGDGACLYRCIAVFSDNKLINCHRSLHGLPLDPVSLEREVQLSALIRKGTCDILREHIDVLRSLPDVVQKYLLEIDQNNSYPTFSDRIKDNEKLSTYAGHLELCAISYALSIEIRLYQETETGLTEVAKYPNDVSLFPNTNHICLLYTPSVVSLCGHFQLLIKDSCRSRLNNLFSEESIATGSVFSHFPRGAQLSLLNYVNIGSDAVAISTDDHATNTGHSSADPVKDDQVTLHPKVEGTQSLRKPRVRRKVEQEFSELVVPKPSDLGVPVFKTYIFSQLSFDKFGLSSLEENEVLNLDQEMFSYIVQRYPSLTGKSQLSIPGFKCKLSLKSQPRCEQSKFNYLYVLNEKADSAETLKKMLGLLYKSYGVGTLINHLVIAGDGATVKLLSEIKIEYGTSLAWVIPYLGDWHVLKNFQEVIMKIYWDAGLKEVAKINHKQGTLQRLQSCASFKMTHRFFMQVYESIYAYQLQVFMEHRINNHDTSMCTLSNDDIVSALCIFISDLKDCESDCTSFVEADHNVTTSLIMPFMADFEIFYSEMCEKFETFRFWHRFLREDCFSYIQLFVSIRSGNWNGRMAALKSIGQLFHAFDRQNYSRLIP from the coding sequence ATGAGGCCCATGTGTGCACTTTCGGAATTTTCTAAATGCAACTCACTATCAAGTCATGACGTAGAATGTTCCCAGCATGTTTTTAACTCGTGTTTCTTAGTAGACAATAATGTCAGTGGGGTTACTAACTTTGCTCTATGTAAacagcatcacaattttttgtggaAGTATCGGTTTTATTCAAAATGTGCTGGCTGCCACATTTCTTTTCAAAGTACAAGTAAAAAGTATTTATGTTCATCCTTAGATGTGGGGCTGTCGGTAGCAACAGACATTTTGAAGTCTGTACATGGTGACACTGCCTTAATACTAGATGGGTATATATGTTATGCATGTTATTCACTTGTTTCTGGACAAGTCTCTAAAGTGATTTCATTACACAACATGAAAACATCTTTTCAGAGCAAACTGTCAATGGAAATCACAGAAGAGACCAATGCAATTGATCATTGTCTGTATCAAGTTTACATACATGTTATTGACTCGGCCTTGGAACACCGTGCTGTACTTTTATCTGATTTGTTTGAGTTGTACCAAAATGCCATCCAGTCTTGCCTTTCTGTACAAAAAGACCTTGATGTGGAGTTTTGTTCACGAACAGCTCGCTGGCTCTTGACATGTATTATGAGTACATTCAGTAATTCAATAACCATACATCGTCTTGAGTCTCGCAAACAGAGCACTCTACTCGTTCATTGTAACATAGACTTGAAGAAAGCATTGCATCAAGCATTAGCAAAATCTCGCTCAGATCGACTCAAATTTGAAGCAGGCTTAAATACAGACTCCCCAACATCTTCAACCCACACAGCAGAGTCCAGCGAAACTTTAGTTTCGTCATTAAAGACCGTTTTGCCTAATCTCAATGAAAGACTAACATCACAATCTGGCAAAATAACGGAATATTACAAGCATAATCCTTTGAATGTTGTAAATTTCCGTTATGAAGAAATGTTGAAAATGCTTGACCCCGTTATTTTCAATTTGGTCAGCTACTTAACATTTaacaatcaagaaaaaaaacaagtttcagATTTTCCACTAGATTCATATATGCTATCAGATCTACCAGGTTCAAATGCAAGGAGACAAATGCGTAGACGGATAAATATAATTCTATGCATGCATTTTGTGTTAAGTGACAGTAACAATTACCCTTTGCACATTATAATTGCAAACTGCGTACGACTCTCacattcttcaaaattgttgcaGTTGTTAAATCATGCTGGTATGTGTGTTTCAAGAGACACTCTTGACAGATTTTTAGAGGAAGttaaagaacaaaaattgaCGCGTACTGATTTTTCAAACATCAGCAAGTCATCATTTACAATTATATCAGTTGACAATATAGATGTTTTAGCTTCTTATGCTGCCGTCACTTCAAAAGATGCACCTAGAAGTTGGCATGGAACATCTATAATGTCACAACAAACCAAGCCATCAGAGAATTTGTCAGCTTTGGAAAAATTGTCGACAGACTTTGAGTATAAAGTTATCAATATATTTGGAGATGGTGCCTGTCTGTATCGTTGTATTGCTGTTTTTTCAGATAATAAGTTGATAAATTGTCATCGGAGTTTGCATGGTTTGCCATTGGACCCTGTTAGTCTTGAGAGAGAAGTTCAACTGTCGGCTTTGATTAGAAAAGGTACTTGTGACATTTTACGTGAACACATTGACGTTCTTCGCAGTTTACCTGATGTGGTACAGAAATATCTTTTGGAAATTGACCAAAATAACTCATACCCAACATTTTCTGACCGCATTAAGGATAATGAAAAACTATCCACATATGCAGGACATCTTGAGTTATGTGCAATTTCTTATGCTTTGAGTATTGAAATAAGGCTATATCAAGAAACAGaaacagggcttacagaagttGCAAAGTATCCAAATGATGTGTCACTATTTccaaatacaaatcatatatGTCTCCTGTACACACCTAGTGTTGTTTCTTTGTGTGGACACTTTCAGTTGTTGATAAAGGATTCCTGTAGGTCCAGGTTGAATAACCTGTTCAGTGAAGAGTCAATTGCAACTGGAAGTGTCTTTTCCCATTTTCCACGAGGTGCACAATTAAGCTTGCTAAACTATGTCAACATAGGAAGTGATGCTGTGGCAATCTCAACTGATGACCACGCTACTAATACTGGTCATTCCAGTGCTGATCCTGTCAAAGACGATCAGGTCACTTTACATCCCAAAGTGGAGGGCACACAAAGCTTGAGAAAACCTAGAGTGAGGAGGAAAGTGGAACAAGAGTTTTCAGAACTAGTGGTTCCTAAGCCATCTGATCTTGGTGTGCCCGTCTTCAAAACGTATATTTTCAGTCAGCTGTCGTTTGATAAATTTGGTCTGTCAAGTTTAGAAGAAAATGAAGTCCTGAATTTAGACCAAGAAATGTTCTCATATATTGTGCAGCGCTATCCCAGTCTTACGGGAAAGTCACAACTTAGTATTCCTGGTTTTAAGTGTAAGTTGTCCCTGAAGAGTCAACCACGATGTGAACAGTCAAAGTTCAATTATCTATATGTGTTGAATGAGAAGGCTGATTCTGCAGAAACTCTGAAGAAAATGCTAGGTTTACTGTACAAATCGTATGGGGTTGGCACACTCATCAATCATTTAGTAATTGCAGGAGATGGTGCCACTGTGAAGTTGTTGTCAGAAATCAAAATTGAATATGGCACTTCACTTGCATGGGTTATACCTTATCTTGGTGACTGGCATGTGTTGAAAAACTTTCAGGAGGTCATCATGAAAATTTACTGGGATGCTGGTTTAAAAGAAGTAGCTAAGATCAATCATAAGCAGGGAACGCTCCAGCGACTTCAAAGTTGTGCCAGTTTCAAAATGACACATAGATTTTTCATGCAGGTGTATGAATCAATTTATGCATATCAGTTGCAGGTGTTCATGGAACATAGAATTAATAACCACGATACCTCCATGTGTACATTAAGTAACGATGACATCGTAAGTGCCCTATGTATCTTCATTTCTGATTTAAAAGATTGTGAGTCCGATTGCACAAGCTTTGTTGAGGCAGATCATAATGTAACCACTTCCTTGATAATGCCATTCATGGCtgattttgaaattttttacTCAGAAAtgtgtgaaaaatttgaaacgTTCCGTTTTTGGCACAGGTTCCTGAGAGAGGATTGTTTCTCCTATATACAGTTGTTTGTTTCAATTCGAAGTGGTAATTGGAATGGTAGGATGGCTGCCTTGAAAAGCATTGGTCAGCTTTTCCATGCATTTGATAGGCAGAATTATTCACGTCTTATCCCTTAA
- the LOC139943350 gene encoding uncharacterized protein: protein MIHLAKEKFPVAKLVMSAILPRHDYTDLNDLGQVFNMHVSILCKKLNVRFVNFSDHFESNSLFAFDGLHLNYEGCAKFAQTITDDVTSLLVRTIPGSAPHVAKPRCPKELTILVRPRPKPKKTGRPSKKPSPQVVETQPPRWKPCKASMRIIATDSDGFQRVGSNKGSIPVHQHLPRVQPLCLLTSKPNPSSIPQPSSIRPPTPASPYIQAKKSRERRMRKMAKSRKKRNKRNRRAVWDITPYIIMYRQCADLQPEQQQQVTMPSQG from the exons ATGATTCACCTTGCCAAAGAAAAATTTCCAGTAGCAAAGCTGGTGATGAGTGCAATTTTGCCTCGTCATGATTATACTGACCTGAATGACCTGGGCCAAGTTTTCAACATGCATGTGTCCATCCTTTGCAAAAAACTTAATGTCAGATTTGTCAACTTCAGCGACCATTTTGAGAGTAATTCGCTCTTTGCCTTTGATGGACTCCACCTCAACTATGAAGGATGCGCTAAGTTTGCTCAGACCATTACTGACGACGTCACCTCACTCCTAGTCCGTACCATTCCTGGGTCTGCTCCACATGTCGCCAAGCCAAGATGCCCAAAGGAACTGACAATTCTAGTCCGACCAAGACCGAAACCAAAGAAAACAGGAAGACCATCAAAAAAACCATCACCTCAAGTAGTAGAAACGCAGCCCCCCCGCTGGAAACCATGCAAGGCGTCTATGCGGATTATTGCCACTGATTCTGATGGTTTTCAGCGAGTTGGAAGCAACAAAGGTAGCATTCCAGTTCACCAACATCTACCAAGAGTCCAGCCTCTGTGTTTACTGACGTCTAAACCAAACCCATCATCAATCCCCCAACCATCATCCATCCGTCCGCCAACTCCAGCAAGTCCTTACATACAGGCGAAAAAAAGTAGAGAGAGAAGAATGCGGAAGATGGCAAAGTCAAGAAAGAAGAGGAACAAACGAAATCGCAGG GCTGTTTGGGACATCACCCCATATATTATCATGTACCGGCAATGCGCTGATCTACAGCCAGAGCAACAACAGCAAGTCACTATGCCGTCACAGGGGTAA